CCCTCTTTTAATAgatcattaaataaaaacagactGATATAAGGAAATAAgtaatttcagaataaaacatcccaaatcaacatatatttatgcattttttttttaattttaattcaaaatgtcCTGAATCAAATTCAGTTATTTGCTTCATTTCTAGTCTAATTTTTGCCTAAAACAATCACATTTGAATTTGCAGAGAAATCTCTAGTGTGACTCGAGAAGATGAATTTATTAAACCAGGCAAAACGCAGACACGTTAATATCGTTGATCACCACGTCGCAGCAGCAGCTACAGATGAGTAGGTGAGCTGCACAGCTGGATGTCTGACGTCACCTGCATGAATAAAACGTCACTTTTAATCAAACGGTGTCACGATTATGGTCTGAGTCATTAGTGAGCGTCCTGTGGAGAGGAAAGCACAGTCACAGAGAAGGTCATTGTCTATTTCAGGAGAGAAACGTGTCAAGATGAGACATCAACGTTCATTAGATCGTTCGCTCATTCACGTTCACGCCCCAAACACGTCCACATTTGAATTACGACAATCTCAACTTAGGGTTAATACAGCAAAGAAAGAACAACGACGGACACATcggttttaaaaacacacacggaAACAACTCAAATGTAGGTTAAAGAAtataacagacaaaaaaaaggagcaagtatTTGAGTGATAGAGAGTgattgacagaaaaacatcatATTTCTTTTCAACGAGGCATAAAAAAAGGTTCTAAAACAAACATGTTCCCTAAGAATCGACAAAAACACTGGTTTTTTTCCAACTTCTGGACAAACTCTGGGTTTTACGTAATAATTCACAgaggagatgatgatgatgatgatgatgatgatgatgatgatgatgatgatgatgatgaggtgaAGTCACTGACAGCTACTCAGCCAACAGACGCCTCCAAAACAAAAGGCCGCGTAAGTTACACTTACACAGTTTGCATTTATTTGGTGtgcgtttgttttgtttggattcagtttgtgtatttttcttgtctttttctatatgatttctttgattttatctataattctcttgttttgtgtgttttttgttcttttgtgtgcttttcgcagcaattttgtccattttcgttgtcatttttgtgtatttttgttactaTTTCGtgtggtttttggagtctttttgtaaATCGTTTTCTCATTTTGGGTGCGTGTTGtcgttgtttgtgtttctggattaaatttgtgtatttttcttgtccttttatgtgttttttggagtcccttagtgcatttttttgttgtccttttgtatattttttgtagtcatttattgtatttctgtagttgtcttgtgtgttttctgagtaattttctGCCTTTTGGATGTTAAATGAAGTTTtgaaggtcatttttgtgtattattgcatgggttttgtgtatctttctgtcattttgtgtatttttgaagttgtcttgtgtgtttttgtattcatttttttgcatttttgttgttatattgtatttttgctgccactttgtgtgattttgtaaatctttctctcattttgtgtatgtgttgttACTGTTTTGTGCTTCTGAATTCACGTTGGGTATTTCTCTTgttctttttctgtcttttttctgactcatttgtttatatttttttggttattttgtgtgttagttCATGTATTGTGAAAATTTGAattcactttgtgcatttttgtatatttttctgttatttggtgtatttttgtggttgttttgtgtgtaattttgtgccttttggttgttaaattgtgttttggaggtcatttttgtgtattattgcatgaattttgtgcatttttctgtcattttctgtcattttgaagtgGTCATGTGCGTTTTGGGGGTAAATTTGTTCacttttttgtcgttttgtatattttgctgtcattttgtgtctttttgaagttgtcttgtgtgtttttgtattcattttttttgcatttttgttgttatattgtatttttgctgccactttgtgtggttttggagtcattttgtaaatctttctcttattttgtgtatgttgttgttactgttttgtgtttctggattcactttggatatttttctgtttcgttttttgactcattttttatattttttcagttattttgtgagTTAGTTCATGTATTGTGAGAATTTGaagtcactttgtgcatttttgttctcgttttgtgtatttttctgttatttggtgcattttttgtaattgtcttgtttgtgtttgggagtaattttttgtatatttttgcgaGTAGCTGCTCATtcattttgggcatttttcttgttcttttatatgtttttcttgGCGCTTTtgggagtcactttgtgtatttttgttgtcgtttgtgtatttctctgtcattttgtgccttcCTGTGGATATATCGTGTTTTTGGAGACACTTTTGGGtcattttggagtcactttgttcATCTTATGAGTGGTCTTGTGTGTTTCGGGGGTAAAtttgttcactttttttttgtcagtttgtatatttttctgtcatttggtgaATTATTGTTGCCATCTTGTGTGTCTTgggattcattttgtgcatttctgctgacattttgtgtccatttctttcattttgtgtgcatttggagtcatttttgggtAAAATtagtctgagggccacatgtggccccttgGCCATCCGTTGACCATGTTTGTGCTTCGGAGCTTTAAATAACTCTGGGGtcagtttgttttttccccgttacctttgattttaaatctatattgtgtgtttttgttaacttTCTGATCTTGTGCATCCACAAAAGCTTTTTGGAGGACAAATGAACCAATGAACCACCAACGGCTCCATCGATAACTTTCACTCGATGATACATTTAAGCCCCAGCAGATGTTGTGGACTTCCATCATGTGAAGTTAGAACATTGTGTCACACAAGCTTTTTAAATCCAACACCAATTTTGAGtcttaaatgtttaatttgtgcttctctctcctcacaaacaacaacattaaaagGTAATAACAGTTCAGAACAAACAGCTCAGTTGAATGAGGCACTTACGTTCTCAATTTAAGCAAATgaacagataaaaacaaaactcgTGCATGTGGAGTGTCAGTGTTTGGAGTTTGACATTTGAAAACATGCTAATTCTCATCATCGTTTATTCGTCGCTGACTCAAAGTGACAGAGGAGTGTGTGGATATGTGAGCCTCATTAACATTTGAGTCACATTGTGTCATTTACACAGTGGGAACAGTGGGAACAGTGGGCAGACGCCCTGCAGAGCATTAGTACACTACATTAGTGAAGTCATATGATAGGGCTGGGCTTGATGGAAGCTGTTTAGTTGATGGGCTGACCTTATGATGACAACATCCACCAATCACCTCAGGCTTGACACTAAAAAGGCGGGACAAACAGTGAAAAAGcctatttatgtgtgtttttattcagcTGCGATTTGATTGGCTGGGACCGAGCGTCTCTTCTTTGGTCATTTGGTCAGCCCGTGTCGTTGTTTTTAAGCAGAATCAGAACTCCAGAACCCAGTCAGTCTGTTTGAGCTTTGAAGAGGCCATGCTAGGCACTCAGGTGCAGATCTTTCTTGTAGCCATGTGTTGGTCCGTGGTCCCGGTGGAGGTCAGCGGAGCTCCAAGCAGGGACCAGCTGATGGAGACGCTGAGATCGGACCTTCTTAACGAAAAGgtaaaagatttaaaaacaagtcaggAGTTAAGTTAAAAATTGAGGTAATCGATTGcctcaatttatttattcattttttaaagttgaTTCACTTAAAAGtcaacattttttacttttttttgataaaagttaaagataaaatgaagtttatttttaaataatccctattttaaacaacaaaaataacaggactttatcattcttagcatgtaattaCATCATTAGATTAAGTTGtacttaatttgtgtttttaagttatgtttccttataaatactgtaaatatagtTCCTTTTACTCAAAAATATTAGTTAAAGTTACTCATAAAGGAAGAACGTGTTAAACCAACTTGAAATATTGAGTATAAACTACTTAATTTAATTCATTACTTTAAACATTGGGGTTTACAGTCCAGTTGacctcttttgtttattatttttacattaatgattagaaaaaatgtttgtaaaatgACTTTGCCTCTTATATGTTTGCGTCTTTTATTATCTCTTAGAATTTAGACAGTTTGATCAGAAAAGCAATTTGATGAATtatgtcatatactgtattccTAGTGCATGCTTTCTCTTAATGTACATAAAactaactttgtgtttttaacacaaaatgatgtgaaTTTGCTCATTGATGGAGTCGATATGAACAGATAGAACCTACATTTTAGGAGCCATTGTTGACCAAAAAAAtcacttgttttgtttgtaggAAAATAATTGAATCTATAGGTATTTTGGGTAGAGTTTGTCCATTTGTGAACCCCTCTCTATATTATATTCTAATATGCCTTATAGGGCAACACCTGTCAAACGTATTTAAACAAGGTTTTGCTGATTCAAAAGACAATTCTAAGAATGTTGGATTCAGATTGTCTTCATCTGGTTTTTTGctcagaaaatacaaaattttgcctattttcaatgctaacatttacAGAAATTGTTTATTCATACAAGTATGTGCACTTGCACACATGAGTT
This window of the Gouania willdenowi chromosome 18, fGouWil2.1, whole genome shotgun sequence genome carries:
- the sst5 gene encoding somatostatin-1A is translated as MCVFIQLRFDWLGPSVSSLVIWSARVVVFKQNQNSRTQSVCLSFEEAMLGTQVQIFLVAMCWSVVPVEVSGAPSRDQLMETLRSDLLNEKDVSRWFLLKFMPNLMTDAPSDEMIRELEEDEEDEEETKARGRDAVMRRHLSLAQRERKAGCRNFFWKTFTSC